A window of Phyllobacterium sp. T1293 contains these coding sequences:
- a CDS encoding S9 family peptidase, whose protein sequence is MTNTSRFITLPAPQSAKHPVSDTRHGITRVDDYAWMRAENWQEVFKDPSTLDPAIRSHLEAENAYQSALMADTKALQSKLFEEMKGRIKEDDSSVPSKDGPYAYGTSYKTGGQHPRFFRTPRDGGEQTMLLDGDLEGDDKAYFSLGSADHSPDHSKMIWGFDDKGSEFYTLKVRDLTTLADADDLVSDTSGGGVWNAHSNGFYYTRVDANHRPSRLFYHELGQPESTDRLIHEEKDPGFFMGVGCSSLDDFIFIDCHDHETSEVWLLDARNAASEPKLVAARQTGVEYSLTEGGDVFYILTNADGAKDFKIMSTPVTAPEPENWTEVVAHKAGRLLLGHGAYKDHLVWLERENSLPRIMIRNRHSGEEHAIAFDEEAFSLGLQGSPEYDSEVIRFSYSSMTTPSQLYDYNMRTRERTLLKTQEVPSGHNPDDYITRRLLAPASDGETVPVSIVYHRDTKLDGSAPCLLYGYGSYGATRAPSFSTSLLSLVDRGFIYAIAHIRGGKDKGYAWYDNGKRLHKKNTFTDFIASARHLVAEGFTSHERIIAQGGSAGGMLMGAVANMAPEAFGGIIAEVPFVDVINTMLDDTLPLTPPEWTEWGNPITSPTDYAYMASYSPYDNVHAQAYPPVLAVAGLTDPRVTYWEPAKWVAKLRELKTDDNPVLFRINMDAGHAGASGRFSRLEEVAYVYAYALKLVGKAAV, encoded by the coding sequence CAATCCGCCAAGCACCCGGTTTCCGATACGCGCCACGGTATAACGCGCGTGGATGACTATGCGTGGATGCGTGCTGAGAACTGGCAGGAGGTTTTCAAGGACCCATCGACGCTCGATCCTGCGATCCGCAGTCATCTGGAAGCGGAGAACGCCTATCAATCGGCATTGATGGCCGATACCAAAGCATTGCAGAGCAAACTTTTTGAAGAGATGAAAGGCCGCATCAAGGAGGATGACTCCTCGGTCCCGTCAAAGGACGGACCTTATGCCTATGGCACTTCCTACAAAACGGGCGGGCAGCATCCACGTTTTTTCCGCACACCACGCGATGGTGGTGAGCAGACCATGCTGCTGGACGGCGATCTGGAAGGCGATGACAAGGCCTATTTCAGTCTCGGCTCCGCCGACCATTCCCCTGACCATTCAAAAATGATCTGGGGTTTTGACGATAAGGGTTCTGAATTCTACACGCTCAAAGTGCGCGATCTGACAACGCTGGCCGATGCGGATGATCTTGTCAGCGACACATCTGGCGGCGGTGTATGGAACGCCCACTCCAACGGCTTTTACTACACAAGAGTGGATGCCAATCATCGCCCTTCACGTCTTTTCTATCATGAACTTGGCCAGCCCGAGAGCACCGACCGCCTGATCCACGAAGAGAAAGACCCCGGTTTCTTCATGGGCGTCGGCTGCAGTTCGCTTGATGATTTTATCTTCATCGATTGCCATGATCATGAAACTTCCGAGGTCTGGCTGCTTGATGCCAGAAATGCCGCTTCGGAACCAAAGCTTGTTGCTGCACGTCAGACCGGCGTGGAATACAGCCTGACCGAAGGCGGCGATGTTTTCTACATCCTGACCAATGCCGATGGTGCCAAGGATTTCAAAATCATGAGCACGCCGGTCACAGCGCCTGAGCCGGAAAACTGGACCGAAGTGGTTGCCCACAAAGCGGGCCGCCTGCTGCTCGGTCATGGTGCTTACAAGGATCATCTGGTTTGGCTGGAGCGTGAGAACAGCCTGCCCCGTATCATGATCCGCAATCGACATTCGGGTGAAGAACATGCCATTGCCTTTGACGAAGAGGCTTTCTCGCTCGGCCTGCAGGGCAGTCCTGAATATGACAGCGAAGTCATCCGCTTTTCCTATTCATCGATGACCACGCCTTCGCAGCTTTATGATTACAATATGCGCACGCGTGAGCGGACCCTGCTGAAAACACAGGAAGTGCCCTCCGGCCACAACCCGGATGATTACATCACCCGGCGTTTGCTGGCTCCGGCCTCCGACGGCGAAACCGTGCCGGTTTCCATCGTCTATCACCGTGATACGAAACTGGATGGCTCTGCGCCCTGCCTGCTCTATGGCTATGGTTCTTATGGTGCCACAAGGGCGCCCAGTTTCAGCACCAGTCTTCTTTCCCTTGTTGATCGCGGCTTCATTTATGCCATCGCCCACATTCGCGGCGGCAAGGATAAGGGCTATGCCTGGTATGACAATGGCAAACGCCTGCACAAGAAGAACACGTTTACGGATTTCATCGCCTCGGCCCGCCATCTGGTTGCTGAAGGCTTCACAAGTCATGAGCGGATCATCGCACAGGGTGGCTCTGCCGGTGGCATGTTGATGGGTGCTGTCGCCAATATGGCACCGGAGGCCTTTGGCGGCATTATTGCCGAAGTACCGTTCGTGGATGTGATCAACACGATGCTTGATGATACTTTGCCGCTTACCCCGCCGGAATGGACCGAATGGGGCAATCCGATCACCTCGCCAACAGATTACGCCTACATGGCTTCCTACTCGCCCTATGACAATGTCCATGCGCAGGCCTATCCGCCTGTTCTCGCGGTGGCCGGGCTGACTGATCCGCGCGTGACATATTGGGAACCGGCAAAATGGGTGGCGAAACTACGGGAGCTGAAGACCGACGACAATCCCGTGCTCTTCCGCATCAACATGGATGCAGGCCATGCCGGTGCGTCTGGCCGGTTCTCGCGGCTGGAAGAGGTCGCCTATGTCTACGCCTATGCCCTCAAGCTGGTTGGCAAGGCAGCGGTTTAG
- a CDS encoding metallophosphoesterase yields MKRSALTLMLGLAFAAQPVISLMDMTEVQAAVRKNVSEYAGQRCDTPPRGSGVVVGRYSGTTDNPIISMGGDNVPVSDYRCFRTMEECRGWLYTMRSKYTDGNSVLIGCERR; encoded by the coding sequence ATAAAACGAAGCGCACTTACCCTGATGCTCGGTCTTGCTTTTGCTGCCCAGCCGGTAATCTCCCTTATGGACATGACTGAAGTACAGGCCGCAGTTCGCAAGAATGTCAGCGAATATGCGGGCCAACGCTGTGATACGCCGCCGCGCGGTTCGGGCGTTGTCGTCGGGCGCTATTCAGGCACGACGGACAATCCGATCATCTCCATGGGCGGCGACAATGTGCCCGTATCAGACTATCGCTGCTTCCGTACGATGGAAGAATGCCGTGGCTGGCTTTATACGATGCGCAGCAAGTATACGGACGGAAACTCAGTGCTGATCGGCTGCGAAAGGCGCTAG